A single window of Chiloscyllium plagiosum isolate BGI_BamShark_2017 unplaced genomic scaffold, ASM401019v2 scaf_15189, whole genome shotgun sequence DNA harbors:
- the LOC122546901 gene encoding histone H2AX-like — MSGRGKGSGKGRAKAKSRSSRAGLQFPVGRVHRLLRKGNYAERVGAGAPVYLAAVLEYLTAEILELAGNAARDNKKTRIIPRHLQLAVRNDEELNKLLGGVTIAQGGVLPNIQAVLLPKKSGSAAAAKK; from the coding sequence ATGTCTGGAAGaggaaagggcagtgggaaaggtCGCGCCAAGGCGAAATCTCGGTCGTCCCGGGCTGGCCTGCAGTTCCCGGTGGGCCGTGTTCACAGGCTCCTGAGAAAGGGTAACTATGCTGAGCGTGTGGGTGCCGGAGCGCCGGTCTATCTGGCTGCGGTGCTGGAGTATCTGACGGCTGAAATCCTGGAGCTGGCCGGCAACGCGGCCCGGGACAACAAGAAGACCCGCATCATCCCCAGGCACCTGCAGCTGGCCGTGCGCAACGACGAGGAGCTCAACAAGCTGCTGGGAGGGGTGACCATCGCTCAGGGCGGGGTGCTGCCTAATATCCAGGCCGTGCTGCTGCCCAAGAAATCCGGCTCTGCGGCAGCCGCTAAAAAGTGA